A stretch of Lathyrus oleraceus cultivar Zhongwan6 chromosome 6, CAAS_Psat_ZW6_1.0, whole genome shotgun sequence DNA encodes these proteins:
- the LOC127091691 gene encoding probably inactive receptor-like protein kinase At5g41680 isoform X4 — MAKPSSRQTPCLVFQSTLLFIISSPLFPHSILSRKKNHTKEEKKQHSFENISYTCFALHPNFFIQSTRMRNKMALLFFYSETFIIGAMFFICIGAEPVADKQALLDFLHNMNHSAHLNWNKSSSVCKNWTRVTCNTEKSRVISLQLQSVGLNGSIPPNTLGEIPDINIPSLKDLNLENNNLSGVVPKTLHRFPSLSFSGNNLTFVNVYPPNSHIKRKKHKGLKEQALLGIIIGGCVLGILIIAVFWIVCCYKKQDEAGQLVKSQKNKEVFSDKKEASESLERNKIVFFEDCNYVFDLEDLLRASAEVLGKGTFGTVYKAALEETTTVAVKRLKEVTVGKREFEQQMEMVGGIRHENVAALRAYYYSKEEKLMVYDFYEQGSVSAMLHGKRGADRIPLDWETRLRIAIGVARGIAHIHAIEEGKLVHANIKASNIFLNSKGYGSISDTGLATMIITPTSPRASGYLAPEVTETRKATPAADVYSFGVLLLELLTGKSPLHVGEEVVHLVRWVNSVVREEWTSEVFDLELLRYPNIEEEMVEMLQIGMACVGRIQDQRPKMDEVLRMVEEIHRGNSGNRLSTESRSDGSTPITPHVIETPISLPH; from the exons TTCTCTTTATAATTTCATCTCCATTATTTCCTCACTCAATTCTCTCTAGGAAGAAGAATCATACAAAGGAAGAGAAGAAGCAACACAG CTTTGAAAACATATCATATACTTGCTTTGCTTTACATCCAAATTTCTTTATTCAATCTACAAGAATGAGAAACAAGATGGCCCTTTTGTTCTTTTATTCAGAAACTTTCATAATTGGAGCAATGTTCTTTATTTGTATTGGAGCTGAACCAGTAGCAGATAAACAAGCTTTACTGGATTTCCTTCACAACATGAATCACTCCGCACATCTCAATTGGAACAAGAGTTCTTCTGTATGCAAAAATTGGACTAGAGTTACCTGCAATACGGAAAAATCAAGAGTTATATCCCTTCAGCTACAAAGTGTTGGACTGAATGGTTCAATTCCACCTAACACTCTTG GTGAAATTCCTGATATCAATATTCCTAGCCTCAAAGATCTCAATTTGGAAAACAATAATCTTAGTGGTGTTGTGCCTAAAACGCTTCATAGATTTCCAAGTTTGTCCTTTTCAGGTAACAATCTTACATTTGTGAATGTTTATCCTCCAAATTCTCATATAAAAAGGAAAAAACACAAAGGGCTTAAAGAACAGGCATTATTAGGTATCATCATTGGTGGTTGTGTACTAGGAATTTTAATCATAGCAGTTTTCTGGATTGTGTGCTGTTACAAGAAACAAGATGAAGCGGGACAACTTGTTAAGTCTCAGAAGAACAAAGAAGTTTTTTCTGATAAAAAAGAAGCTTCTGAGAGTCTAGAAAGAAACAAAATCGTCTTCTTTGAAGATTGCAATTATGTATTTGACTTGGAAGATTTGTTGAGAGCTTCTGCTGAGGTGCTTGGAAAGGGAACTTTTGGTACTGTTTATAAGGCTGCTTTAGAAGAGACAACGACAGTCGCGGTTAAGAGGCTGAAGGAGGTTACGGTTGGGAAGCGCGAGTTCGAACAGCAGATGGAGATGGTAGGAGGGATTAGGCATGAGAATGTGGCTGCTCTAAGGGCTTATTACTATTCAAAGGAGGAGAAACTTATGGTATATGATTTTTATGAACAAGGCAGTGTCTCAGCAATGTTGCATG GAAAAAGAGGGGCAGATAGAATTCCTTTAGACTGGGAAACCAGGTTGAGAATAGCAATTGGTGTAGCAAGAGGCATTGCACACATCCATGCAATAGAAGAAGGAAAACTAGTCCATGCAAACATAAAAGCCTCAAACATTTTCCTCAACTCTAAAGGATATGGTTCCATATCTGACACTGGTCTAGCAACAATGATAATAACTCCAACATCTCCAAGGGCGTCAGGGTACCTTGCACCTGAAGTAACGGAAACTCGAAAAGCAACTCCGGCGGCTGACGTCTATAGTTTCGGTGTCTTGTTACTTGAACTTTTAACTGGAAAATCTCCTTTACATGTAGGTGAGGAAGTTGTTCATTTGGTTAGGTGGGTGAATTCTGTGGTTAGAGAAGAATGGACTTCTGAAGTGTTTGATTTGGAGCTATTGAGATATCCTAATATAGAAGAAGAAATGGTTGAGATGTTACAAATTGGTATGGCTTGTGTTGGGAGGATACAAGATCAAAGACCAAAAATGGATGAAGTTTTGAGAATGGTTGAAGAAATTCATAGGGGTAATAGTGGAAATAGACTTTCCACTGAATCTAGATCAGATGGTTCTACTCCAATAACTCCTCATGTAATAGAGACACCTATTTCTCTTCCACATTGA
- the LOC127091691 gene encoding probable inactive receptor kinase At4g23740 isoform X5, translating into MAKPSSRQTPCLVFQSTLLFIISSPLFPHSILSRKKNHTKEEKKQHSFENISYTCFALHPNFFIQSTRMRNKMALLFFYSETFIIGAMFFICIGAEPVADKQALLDFLHNMNHSAHLNWNKSSSVCKNWTRVTCNTEKSRVISLQLQSVGLNGSIPPNTLGEIPDINIPSLKDLNLENNNLSGVVPKTLHRFPSLSFSGIIIGGCVLGILIIAVFWIVCCYKKQDEAGQLVKSQKNKEVFSDKKEASESLERNKIVFFEDCNYVFDLEDLLRASAEVLGKGTFGTVYKAALEETTTVAVKRLKEVTVGKREFEQQMEMVGGIRHENVAALRAYYYSKEEKLMVYDFYEQGSVSAMLHGKRGADRIPLDWETRLRIAIGVARGIAHIHAIEEGKLVHANIKASNIFLNSKGYGSISDTGLATMIITPTSPRASGYLAPEVTETRKATPAADVYSFGVLLLELLTGKSPLHVGEEVVHLVRWVNSVVREEWTSEVFDLELLRYPNIEEEMVEMLQIGMACVGRIQDQRPKMDEVLRMVEEIHRGNSGNRLSTESRSDGSTPITPHVIETPISLPH; encoded by the exons TTCTCTTTATAATTTCATCTCCATTATTTCCTCACTCAATTCTCTCTAGGAAGAAGAATCATACAAAGGAAGAGAAGAAGCAACACAG CTTTGAAAACATATCATATACTTGCTTTGCTTTACATCCAAATTTCTTTATTCAATCTACAAGAATGAGAAACAAGATGGCCCTTTTGTTCTTTTATTCAGAAACTTTCATAATTGGAGCAATGTTCTTTATTTGTATTGGAGCTGAACCAGTAGCAGATAAACAAGCTTTACTGGATTTCCTTCACAACATGAATCACTCCGCACATCTCAATTGGAACAAGAGTTCTTCTGTATGCAAAAATTGGACTAGAGTTACCTGCAATACGGAAAAATCAAGAGTTATATCCCTTCAGCTACAAAGTGTTGGACTGAATGGTTCAATTCCACCTAACACTCTTG GTGAAATTCCTGATATCAATATTCCTAGCCTCAAAGATCTCAATTTGGAAAACAATAATCTTAGTGGTGTTGTGCCTAAAACGCTTCATAGATTTCCAAGTTTGTCCTTTTCAG GTATCATCATTGGTGGTTGTGTACTAGGAATTTTAATCATAGCAGTTTTCTGGATTGTGTGCTGTTACAAGAAACAAGATGAAGCGGGACAACTTGTTAAGTCTCAGAAGAACAAAGAAGTTTTTTCTGATAAAAAAGAAGCTTCTGAGAGTCTAGAAAGAAACAAAATCGTCTTCTTTGAAGATTGCAATTATGTATTTGACTTGGAAGATTTGTTGAGAGCTTCTGCTGAGGTGCTTGGAAAGGGAACTTTTGGTACTGTTTATAAGGCTGCTTTAGAAGAGACAACGACAGTCGCGGTTAAGAGGCTGAAGGAGGTTACGGTTGGGAAGCGCGAGTTCGAACAGCAGATGGAGATGGTAGGAGGGATTAGGCATGAGAATGTGGCTGCTCTAAGGGCTTATTACTATTCAAAGGAGGAGAAACTTATGGTATATGATTTTTATGAACAAGGCAGTGTCTCAGCAATGTTGCATG GAAAAAGAGGGGCAGATAGAATTCCTTTAGACTGGGAAACCAGGTTGAGAATAGCAATTGGTGTAGCAAGAGGCATTGCACACATCCATGCAATAGAAGAAGGAAAACTAGTCCATGCAAACATAAAAGCCTCAAACATTTTCCTCAACTCTAAAGGATATGGTTCCATATCTGACACTGGTCTAGCAACAATGATAATAACTCCAACATCTCCAAGGGCGTCAGGGTACCTTGCACCTGAAGTAACGGAAACTCGAAAAGCAACTCCGGCGGCTGACGTCTATAGTTTCGGTGTCTTGTTACTTGAACTTTTAACTGGAAAATCTCCTTTACATGTAGGTGAGGAAGTTGTTCATTTGGTTAGGTGGGTGAATTCTGTGGTTAGAGAAGAATGGACTTCTGAAGTGTTTGATTTGGAGCTATTGAGATATCCTAATATAGAAGAAGAAATGGTTGAGATGTTACAAATTGGTATGGCTTGTGTTGGGAGGATACAAGATCAAAGACCAAAAATGGATGAAGTTTTGAGAATGGTTGAAGAAATTCATAGGGGTAATAGTGGAAATAGACTTTCCACTGAATCTAGATCAGATGGTTCTACTCCAATAACTCCTCATGTAATAGAGACACCTATTTCTCTTCCACATTGA
- the LOC127091691 gene encoding probable inactive receptor kinase At4g23740 isoform X2, whose product MAKPSSRQTPCLVFQSTLLFIISSPLFPHSILSRKKNHTKEEKKQHSFENISYTCFALHPNFFIQSTRMRNKMALLFFYSETFIIGAMFFICIGAEPVADKQALLDFLHNMNHSAHLNWNKSSSVCKNWTRVTCNTEKSRVISLQLQSVGLNGSIPPNTLGRLKALQNLNLASNNITGFFPSDFYKLKNLTFLFLQFNKFSGPLPLDFSVWNNLTVVDFSNNGFNGSIPLSVSNLTHLTSLILANNTLSGEIPDINIPSLKDLNLENNNLSGVVPKTLHRFPSLSFSGIIIGGCVLGILIIAVFWIVCCYKKQDEAGQLVKSQKNKEVFSDKKEASESLERNKIVFFEDCNYVFDLEDLLRASAEVLGKGTFGTVYKAALEETTTVAVKRLKEVTVGKREFEQQMEMVGGIRHENVAALRAYYYSKEEKLMVYDFYEQGSVSAMLHGKRGADRIPLDWETRLRIAIGVARGIAHIHAIEEGKLVHANIKASNIFLNSKGYGSISDTGLATMIITPTSPRASGYLAPEVTETRKATPAADVYSFGVLLLELLTGKSPLHVGEEVVHLVRWVNSVVREEWTSEVFDLELLRYPNIEEEMVEMLQIGMACVGRIQDQRPKMDEVLRMVEEIHRGNSGNRLSTESRSDGSTPITPHVIETPISLPH is encoded by the exons TTCTCTTTATAATTTCATCTCCATTATTTCCTCACTCAATTCTCTCTAGGAAGAAGAATCATACAAAGGAAGAGAAGAAGCAACACAG CTTTGAAAACATATCATATACTTGCTTTGCTTTACATCCAAATTTCTTTATTCAATCTACAAGAATGAGAAACAAGATGGCCCTTTTGTTCTTTTATTCAGAAACTTTCATAATTGGAGCAATGTTCTTTATTTGTATTGGAGCTGAACCAGTAGCAGATAAACAAGCTTTACTGGATTTCCTTCACAACATGAATCACTCCGCACATCTCAATTGGAACAAGAGTTCTTCTGTATGCAAAAATTGGACTAGAGTTACCTGCAATACGGAAAAATCAAGAGTTATATCCCTTCAGCTACAAAGTGTTGGACTGAATGGTTCAATTCCACCTAACACTCTTGGTAGACTCAAAGCACTTCAAAATTTGAATCTTGCATCAAATAATATAACTGGTTTCTTCCCTTCTGATTTCTATAAGCTGAAAAATCTGACCTTTCTTTTCCTCCAATTCAACAAGTTTTCTGGGCCATTGCCATTAGATTTTTCAGTTTGGAATAATCTTACTGTTGTTGATTTTTCCAACAATGGTTTTAATGGAAGCATTCCTTTATCAGTTTCAAATTTGACTCATCTCACTTCTTTGATTCTAGCTAATAACACTCTTTCAGGTGAAATTCCTGATATCAATATTCCTAGCCTCAAAGATCTCAATTTGGAAAACAATAATCTTAGTGGTGTTGTGCCTAAAACGCTTCATAGATTTCCAAGTTTGTCCTTTTCAG GTATCATCATTGGTGGTTGTGTACTAGGAATTTTAATCATAGCAGTTTTCTGGATTGTGTGCTGTTACAAGAAACAAGATGAAGCGGGACAACTTGTTAAGTCTCAGAAGAACAAAGAAGTTTTTTCTGATAAAAAAGAAGCTTCTGAGAGTCTAGAAAGAAACAAAATCGTCTTCTTTGAAGATTGCAATTATGTATTTGACTTGGAAGATTTGTTGAGAGCTTCTGCTGAGGTGCTTGGAAAGGGAACTTTTGGTACTGTTTATAAGGCTGCTTTAGAAGAGACAACGACAGTCGCGGTTAAGAGGCTGAAGGAGGTTACGGTTGGGAAGCGCGAGTTCGAACAGCAGATGGAGATGGTAGGAGGGATTAGGCATGAGAATGTGGCTGCTCTAAGGGCTTATTACTATTCAAAGGAGGAGAAACTTATGGTATATGATTTTTATGAACAAGGCAGTGTCTCAGCAATGTTGCATG GAAAAAGAGGGGCAGATAGAATTCCTTTAGACTGGGAAACCAGGTTGAGAATAGCAATTGGTGTAGCAAGAGGCATTGCACACATCCATGCAATAGAAGAAGGAAAACTAGTCCATGCAAACATAAAAGCCTCAAACATTTTCCTCAACTCTAAAGGATATGGTTCCATATCTGACACTGGTCTAGCAACAATGATAATAACTCCAACATCTCCAAGGGCGTCAGGGTACCTTGCACCTGAAGTAACGGAAACTCGAAAAGCAACTCCGGCGGCTGACGTCTATAGTTTCGGTGTCTTGTTACTTGAACTTTTAACTGGAAAATCTCCTTTACATGTAGGTGAGGAAGTTGTTCATTTGGTTAGGTGGGTGAATTCTGTGGTTAGAGAAGAATGGACTTCTGAAGTGTTTGATTTGGAGCTATTGAGATATCCTAATATAGAAGAAGAAATGGTTGAGATGTTACAAATTGGTATGGCTTGTGTTGGGAGGATACAAGATCAAAGACCAAAAATGGATGAAGTTTTGAGAATGGTTGAAGAAATTCATAGGGGTAATAGTGGAAATAGACTTTCCACTGAATCTAGATCAGATGGTTCTACTCCAATAACTCCTCATGTAATAGAGACACCTATTTCTCTTCCACATTGA
- the LOC127091691 gene encoding probable inactive receptor kinase At4g23740 isoform X3, protein MFFICIGAEPVADKQALLDFLHNMNHSAHLNWNKSSSVCKNWTRVTCNTEKSRVISLQLQSVGLNGSIPPNTLGRLKALQNLNLASNNITGFFPSDFYKLKNLTFLFLQFNKFSGPLPLDFSVWNNLTVVDFSNNGFNGSIPLSVSNLTHLTSLILANNTLSGEIPDINIPSLKDLNLENNNLSGVVPKTLHRFPSLSFSGNNLTFVNVYPPNSHIKRKKHKGLKEQALLGIIIGGCVLGILIIAVFWIVCCYKKQDEAGQLVKSQKNKEVFSDKKEASESLERNKIVFFEDCNYVFDLEDLLRASAEVLGKGTFGTVYKAALEETTTVAVKRLKEVTVGKREFEQQMEMVGGIRHENVAALRAYYYSKEEKLMVYDFYEQGSVSAMLHGKRGADRIPLDWETRLRIAIGVARGIAHIHAIEEGKLVHANIKASNIFLNSKGYGSISDTGLATMIITPTSPRASGYLAPEVTETRKATPAADVYSFGVLLLELLTGKSPLHVGEEVVHLVRWVNSVVREEWTSEVFDLELLRYPNIEEEMVEMLQIGMACVGRIQDQRPKMDEVLRMVEEIHRGNSGNRLSTESRSDGSTPITPHVIETPISLPH, encoded by the exons ATGTTCTTTATTTGTATTGGAGCTGAACCAGTAGCAGATAAACAAGCTTTACTGGATTTCCTTCACAACATGAATCACTCCGCACATCTCAATTGGAACAAGAGTTCTTCTGTATGCAAAAATTGGACTAGAGTTACCTGCAATACGGAAAAATCAAGAGTTATATCCCTTCAGCTACAAAGTGTTGGACTGAATGGTTCAATTCCACCTAACACTCTTGGTAGACTCAAAGCACTTCAAAATTTGAATCTTGCATCAAATAATATAACTGGTTTCTTCCCTTCTGATTTCTATAAGCTGAAAAATCTGACCTTTCTTTTCCTCCAATTCAACAAGTTTTCTGGGCCATTGCCATTAGATTTTTCAGTTTGGAATAATCTTACTGTTGTTGATTTTTCCAACAATGGTTTTAATGGAAGCATTCCTTTATCAGTTTCAAATTTGACTCATCTCACTTCTTTGATTCTAGCTAATAACACTCTTTCAGGTGAAATTCCTGATATCAATATTCCTAGCCTCAAAGATCTCAATTTGGAAAACAATAATCTTAGTGGTGTTGTGCCTAAAACGCTTCATAGATTTCCAAGTTTGTCCTTTTCAGGTAACAATCTTACATTTGTGAATGTTTATCCTCCAAATTCTCATATAAAAAGGAAAAAACACAAAGGGCTTAAAGAACAGGCATTATTAGGTATCATCATTGGTGGTTGTGTACTAGGAATTTTAATCATAGCAGTTTTCTGGATTGTGTGCTGTTACAAGAAACAAGATGAAGCGGGACAACTTGTTAAGTCTCAGAAGAACAAAGAAGTTTTTTCTGATAAAAAAGAAGCTTCTGAGAGTCTAGAAAGAAACAAAATCGTCTTCTTTGAAGATTGCAATTATGTATTTGACTTGGAAGATTTGTTGAGAGCTTCTGCTGAGGTGCTTGGAAAGGGAACTTTTGGTACTGTTTATAAGGCTGCTTTAGAAGAGACAACGACAGTCGCGGTTAAGAGGCTGAAGGAGGTTACGGTTGGGAAGCGCGAGTTCGAACAGCAGATGGAGATGGTAGGAGGGATTAGGCATGAGAATGTGGCTGCTCTAAGGGCTTATTACTATTCAAAGGAGGAGAAACTTATGGTATATGATTTTTATGAACAAGGCAGTGTCTCAGCAATGTTGCATG GAAAAAGAGGGGCAGATAGAATTCCTTTAGACTGGGAAACCAGGTTGAGAATAGCAATTGGTGTAGCAAGAGGCATTGCACACATCCATGCAATAGAAGAAGGAAAACTAGTCCATGCAAACATAAAAGCCTCAAACATTTTCCTCAACTCTAAAGGATATGGTTCCATATCTGACACTGGTCTAGCAACAATGATAATAACTCCAACATCTCCAAGGGCGTCAGGGTACCTTGCACCTGAAGTAACGGAAACTCGAAAAGCAACTCCGGCGGCTGACGTCTATAGTTTCGGTGTCTTGTTACTTGAACTTTTAACTGGAAAATCTCCTTTACATGTAGGTGAGGAAGTTGTTCATTTGGTTAGGTGGGTGAATTCTGTGGTTAGAGAAGAATGGACTTCTGAAGTGTTTGATTTGGAGCTATTGAGATATCCTAATATAGAAGAAGAAATGGTTGAGATGTTACAAATTGGTATGGCTTGTGTTGGGAGGATACAAGATCAAAGACCAAAAATGGATGAAGTTTTGAGAATGGTTGAAGAAATTCATAGGGGTAATAGTGGAAATAGACTTTCCACTGAATCTAGATCAGATGGTTCTACTCCAATAACTCCTCATGTAATAGAGACACCTATTTCTCTTCCACATTGA
- the LOC127091691 gene encoding probable inactive receptor kinase At4g23740 isoform X1, whose translation MAKPSSRQTPCLVFQSTLLFIISSPLFPHSILSRKKNHTKEEKKQHSFENISYTCFALHPNFFIQSTRMRNKMALLFFYSETFIIGAMFFICIGAEPVADKQALLDFLHNMNHSAHLNWNKSSSVCKNWTRVTCNTEKSRVISLQLQSVGLNGSIPPNTLGRLKALQNLNLASNNITGFFPSDFYKLKNLTFLFLQFNKFSGPLPLDFSVWNNLTVVDFSNNGFNGSIPLSVSNLTHLTSLILANNTLSGEIPDINIPSLKDLNLENNNLSGVVPKTLHRFPSLSFSGNNLTFVNVYPPNSHIKRKKHKGLKEQALLGIIIGGCVLGILIIAVFWIVCCYKKQDEAGQLVKSQKNKEVFSDKKEASESLERNKIVFFEDCNYVFDLEDLLRASAEVLGKGTFGTVYKAALEETTTVAVKRLKEVTVGKREFEQQMEMVGGIRHENVAALRAYYYSKEEKLMVYDFYEQGSVSAMLHGKRGADRIPLDWETRLRIAIGVARGIAHIHAIEEGKLVHANIKASNIFLNSKGYGSISDTGLATMIITPTSPRASGYLAPEVTETRKATPAADVYSFGVLLLELLTGKSPLHVGEEVVHLVRWVNSVVREEWTSEVFDLELLRYPNIEEEMVEMLQIGMACVGRIQDQRPKMDEVLRMVEEIHRGNSGNRLSTESRSDGSTPITPHVIETPISLPH comes from the exons TTCTCTTTATAATTTCATCTCCATTATTTCCTCACTCAATTCTCTCTAGGAAGAAGAATCATACAAAGGAAGAGAAGAAGCAACACAG CTTTGAAAACATATCATATACTTGCTTTGCTTTACATCCAAATTTCTTTATTCAATCTACAAGAATGAGAAACAAGATGGCCCTTTTGTTCTTTTATTCAGAAACTTTCATAATTGGAGCAATGTTCTTTATTTGTATTGGAGCTGAACCAGTAGCAGATAAACAAGCTTTACTGGATTTCCTTCACAACATGAATCACTCCGCACATCTCAATTGGAACAAGAGTTCTTCTGTATGCAAAAATTGGACTAGAGTTACCTGCAATACGGAAAAATCAAGAGTTATATCCCTTCAGCTACAAAGTGTTGGACTGAATGGTTCAATTCCACCTAACACTCTTGGTAGACTCAAAGCACTTCAAAATTTGAATCTTGCATCAAATAATATAACTGGTTTCTTCCCTTCTGATTTCTATAAGCTGAAAAATCTGACCTTTCTTTTCCTCCAATTCAACAAGTTTTCTGGGCCATTGCCATTAGATTTTTCAGTTTGGAATAATCTTACTGTTGTTGATTTTTCCAACAATGGTTTTAATGGAAGCATTCCTTTATCAGTTTCAAATTTGACTCATCTCACTTCTTTGATTCTAGCTAATAACACTCTTTCAGGTGAAATTCCTGATATCAATATTCCTAGCCTCAAAGATCTCAATTTGGAAAACAATAATCTTAGTGGTGTTGTGCCTAAAACGCTTCATAGATTTCCAAGTTTGTCCTTTTCAGGTAACAATCTTACATTTGTGAATGTTTATCCTCCAAATTCTCATATAAAAAGGAAAAAACACAAAGGGCTTAAAGAACAGGCATTATTAGGTATCATCATTGGTGGTTGTGTACTAGGAATTTTAATCATAGCAGTTTTCTGGATTGTGTGCTGTTACAAGAAACAAGATGAAGCGGGACAACTTGTTAAGTCTCAGAAGAACAAAGAAGTTTTTTCTGATAAAAAAGAAGCTTCTGAGAGTCTAGAAAGAAACAAAATCGTCTTCTTTGAAGATTGCAATTATGTATTTGACTTGGAAGATTTGTTGAGAGCTTCTGCTGAGGTGCTTGGAAAGGGAACTTTTGGTACTGTTTATAAGGCTGCTTTAGAAGAGACAACGACAGTCGCGGTTAAGAGGCTGAAGGAGGTTACGGTTGGGAAGCGCGAGTTCGAACAGCAGATGGAGATGGTAGGAGGGATTAGGCATGAGAATGTGGCTGCTCTAAGGGCTTATTACTATTCAAAGGAGGAGAAACTTATGGTATATGATTTTTATGAACAAGGCAGTGTCTCAGCAATGTTGCATG GAAAAAGAGGGGCAGATAGAATTCCTTTAGACTGGGAAACCAGGTTGAGAATAGCAATTGGTGTAGCAAGAGGCATTGCACACATCCATGCAATAGAAGAAGGAAAACTAGTCCATGCAAACATAAAAGCCTCAAACATTTTCCTCAACTCTAAAGGATATGGTTCCATATCTGACACTGGTCTAGCAACAATGATAATAACTCCAACATCTCCAAGGGCGTCAGGGTACCTTGCACCTGAAGTAACGGAAACTCGAAAAGCAACTCCGGCGGCTGACGTCTATAGTTTCGGTGTCTTGTTACTTGAACTTTTAACTGGAAAATCTCCTTTACATGTAGGTGAGGAAGTTGTTCATTTGGTTAGGTGGGTGAATTCTGTGGTTAGAGAAGAATGGACTTCTGAAGTGTTTGATTTGGAGCTATTGAGATATCCTAATATAGAAGAAGAAATGGTTGAGATGTTACAAATTGGTATGGCTTGTGTTGGGAGGATACAAGATCAAAGACCAAAAATGGATGAAGTTTTGAGAATGGTTGAAGAAATTCATAGGGGTAATAGTGGAAATAGACTTTCCACTGAATCTAGATCAGATGGTTCTACTCCAATAACTCCTCATGTAATAGAGACACCTATTTCTCTTCCACATTGA